From a region of the Ficedula albicollis isolate OC2 unplaced genomic scaffold, FicAlb1.5 N00494, whole genome shotgun sequence genome:
- the LOC101811626 gene encoding zinc finger protein 638-like produces the protein MKTLGPGFLAEFKKHKSLQAAVEESLSSGKSHGISSRTSGNGKKIPKISRKDGTAGAGPSSSQESEGNVPKKEREEEEEASGKNHPASYNRLLREDLLSCGTVLQISDLPDDGFSDQDIKKLVQPFGKVSDLIVLRSRNEAYLEMNYKEAVIAAVKFGETAPVLLNGKRVRISVAERPRAAAAQVKKTVKKKVLNPKKTPTSTK, from the exons ATGAAAACCTTGGGACCGGGATTTTTGGCCgagtttaaaaaacacaaatccCTGCAAGCAGCAGTTGAAGAATCCTTAAGCTCAGGAAAATCCCATGGAATTTCCAGCAGGACCAGTGGGAATggcaaaaaaattcccaaaatttccagaaaagatggaacagctggagcagggcccagctcatcccaggaATCCGAGGGGAATGTcccaaaaaaagagagggaagaggaggaggaggcgtCGGGGAAAAATCATCCTGCATCCTATAACAGG ctgctgagggaggacctgctgagctgtggcacCGTGCTGCAGATCTCGGATTTGCCCGACGACGGATTTTCCGACCAGGACATCAAAAAACTGGTCCAGCCCTTTGGGAAAGTCAGTGACCTCATCGTGCTGCGCTCCAGGAACGAG GCCTACCTGGAGATGAATTACAAGGAGGCCGTGATCGCCGCTGTCAAGTTTGGGGAGACGGCGCCGGTTCTGCTCAACGGGAAACGCGTTCGGATCAGCGTGGCCGAGAGACCGCGGGCGGCAGCGGCGCAG gTGAAAAAAACGGTGAAAAAGAAAGTCCTGaaccccaaaaaaactccaacaagCACCAAGTAA